Proteins encoded within one genomic window of Komagataella phaffii GS115 chromosome 3, complete sequence:
- a CDS encoding 3-deoxy-D-arabino-heptulosonate-7-phosphate (DAHP) synthase, with protein sequence MFIQNDHVGDRSRLEDWRIRGYDPLTPPDLLQHEYPLTPKAEENILKGRNEAVDILKGKDDRLLVIVGPCSIHDPKAALDYCERLAKFNETIKGELHIIMRAYLEKPRTTVGWKGLINDPDIDGSFQINKGLRISRELFVKLTEQIPIAGEMLDTISPQFLSDLFSLGAIGARTTESQLHRELASGLSFPVGFKNGTDGGLTVAIDAMRAASHPHHFLSVTKPGVVAIVGTEGNEDTFVILRGGKNGTNYDEASVDAAHAQLEKTGILGSGPAIMVDCSHGNSNKDHRNQPKVAQVVADQIRKGSRKICGLMIESNIVEGRQDVPKEGKSHLRYGCSITDACISWEDTEKVLRVLADSVIERRNLKN encoded by the coding sequence ATGTTCATTCAAAACGATCATGTCGGTGACAGATCCCGCTTAGAAGACTGGAGAATACGTGGATACGACCCTCTGACGCCCCCCGACCTGTTGCAACATGAGTATCCACTTACCCCAAAAGCAGAGGAGAACATTCTCAAGGGAAGAAACGAAGCTGTTGATATCCTGAAAGGTAAGGATGACAGGCTATTAGTCATTGTCGGACCTTGTTCCATCCATGATCCTAAGGCAGCTTTAGACTACTGCGAGAGATTAGCCAAGTTTAACGAGACTATCAAAGGTGAGCTTCATATCATAATGAGAGCTTATTTGGAGAAACCAAGAACCACTGTTGGTTGGAAAGGTCTGATAAATGACCCAGACATCGATGGTTCGTTTCAAATCAATAAAGGTCTTCGTATCTCGAGGGAGCTTTTCGTTAAACTTACTGAACAGATTCCTATTGCTGGTGAGATGCTGGACACTATCTCCCCTCAATTCCTGTCTGATCTCTTCTCCTTAGGAGCGATTGGCGCCAGAACCACAGAGTCTCAACTGCACAGAGAACTTGCTTCCGGTTTGTCCTTCCCCGTGGGATTCAAGAATGGTACAGACGGTGGGCTCACAGTTGCTATAGATGCCATGAGAGCTGCTTCGCATCCTCACCATTTCCTGTCTGTCACAAAACCAGGAGTTGTGGCTATTGTCGGTACCGAAGGAAATGAAGACACCTTTGTTATCCTAAGAGGTGGTAAGAACGGTACAAACTACGACGAGGCCTCTGTTGACGCTGCCCACGCACAGTTAGAGAAGACCGGTATCCTGGGCTCTGGTCCTGCCATCATGGTGGACTGCTCTCATGGAAATTCCAACAAAGACCACCGTAACCAACCTAAGGTAGCCCAAGTTGTTGCTGACCAAATCCGTAAAGGATCCCGAAAAATATGTGGCCTCATGATTGAGAGCAATATCGTTGAAGGTAGACAGGATGTTCCCAAAGAGGGAAAGTCACATCTACGTTATGGATGTTCCATAACTGATGCCTGTATCTCCTGGGAGGATACTGAGAAGGTTCTACGAGTCTTAGCAGATTCGGTCATTGAACGTCGTAATCTCAAGAATTAG
- a CDS encoding Coproporphyrinogen III oxidase, an oxygen requiring enzyme, whose protein sequence is MAIDSDINLSSPNDSIRQRMFELIQRKQLEIVAALEAIEGNDTKFRSDSWERGAEGGGGRSMLIQDGRVFEKAGVNISKVHGVLPPQAVSQMRNDHSKLDLPAGTSLKFFACGLSLVIHPHNPHAPTTHLNYRYFETWDETGKPHTWWFGGGADLTPSYLYPEDAKQFHQAHKDALDKHDVSLYPRFKKWCDEYFLIKHRNETRGIGGIFFDDFDEFDAERSLKLVEDCFNAFLESYPAITRKRMDTPSTDAEKNWQQIRRGRYVEFNLVLDRGTQFGLRTPGSRVESILMSLPRTAGWVYDHHPEPGSREEELLQVLQNPIEWV, encoded by the coding sequence ATGGCCATCGACTCTGATATCAATCTAAGCTCTCCCAATGATTCCATCCGTCAAAGGATGTTCGAGCTTATCCAGCGGAAGCAACTCGAAATTGTCGCTGCATTGGAGgcaattgaaggaaacgATACCAAATTTCGTTCTGATTCTTGGGAAAGAGGAGCCGAAGGTGGAGGAGGAAGATCTATGCTTATTCAAGATGGAAGAGTGTTTGAAAAGGCTGGTGTAAATATTTCCAAGGTTCATGGCGTATTGCCTCCTCAAGCTGTGAGCCAGATGAGAAATGACCACTCCAAGCTAGATCTGCCTGCGGGAACCTCTCTGAAGTTCTTTGCCTGTGGGCTTTCGTTGGTCATTCATCCCCATAATCCCCATGCTCCAACTACCCATCTGAATTATCGCTACTTCGAAACTTGGGATGAAACTGGAAAGCCTCACACCTGGTGGTTTGGGGGCGGTGCTGATTTAACGCCTTCGTACCTGTATCCCGAGGATGCCAAGCAATTCCATCAAGCCCATAAGGATGCCCTGGACAAACACGATGTTAGCTTGTACCCGAGATTCAAAAAGTGGTGTGATGAATACTTTCTGATCAAACATCGAAATGAAACTAGAGGTATTGGGggtattttctttgatgattttgacgAGTTTGATGCTGAGAGGTCCCTGAAGTTGGTTGAAGATTGTTTCAATGctttcttggaatcttATCCCGCTATCACTCGAAAAAGGATGGACACCCCTTCAACTGATGCTGAGAAGAACTGGCAACAAAttagaagaggaagatatGTCGAATTCAACTTAGTATTGGATAGAGGTACTCAATTTGGTTTGAGAACGCCTGGATCTCGTGTTGAAAGTATTTTGATGTCGTTGCCAAGAACAGCTGGTTGGGTCTATGATCATCATCCAGAGCCTGGCTCCAGAGAAGAGGAGTTATTGCAGGTACTACAAAATCCTATTGAATGGGTATGA
- a CDS encoding RNA polymerase III subunit C11, whose translation MLMFCPNCQNMLTVTKAADSINRFNCPTCPYEFPIVGMQMYERKDLSRKQVDDVLGGAGAWDNVDQTGAQCPIDSCGGDKAYFFQLQIRSADEPMTTFLKCCKCGHQWREN comes from the exons ATGTTGATGTTCTGTCCCAACTGCCAGAATATGCTAACG GTGACGAAAGCAGCTGACTCTATCAATAGATTCAATTGTCCCACTTGTCCATATGAGTTCCCAATAGTGGGTATGCAGATGtatgaaagaaaagaccTGTCTAGAAAACAGGTAGACGATGTGCTCGGAGGAGCTGGGGCTTGGGATAATGTTGATCAGACTGGTGCTCAGTGTCCCATTGATAGTTGTGGGGGTGATAAGGCATACttttttcagcttcaaatTAGGTCTGCTGACGAACCCATGACTACCTTCTTGAAATGTTGCAAATGTGGTCACCAGTGGAGAGAAAATTAG
- a CDS encoding Subunit of the origin recognition complex, which directs DNA replication encodes MTRIDIFESPSKRKSGIINLEGASPRKRRSPRKKTPQLHTELSTRGIIRLGSPRSNRTGRNGLRSPIKRGVDELNRIALLKALSTKRTLLEDGNEDFDDGLDGDEYTVVEKIIKASKEDGILPVHVEHEEEHEVENHLAGLNENLEQEFQLNAQQQLSTMDDKALFLDGYEGYFDQHKSRQKTSGHTMNQAVSLEHDKFLESTLKLSGSLEYSTRSQMKKYISTLHTQWYFELLQGFNICLYGVGSKYEVLMNFAKFLMGRFQHVPSSKKPQFIVFNGYNPDSTFQDLLRLCMEQVLTKQQRRRAIVPQQPQDAIRYLHRRAGPSGGVTTIPKLVIILHTLDGESIQQDQYQLLLAQLVSVDSIWLICSTDRVDSPLMWDANRASLFNFVFHDATTFDPYSIEVSFKDVLQIGKSKKFVGSKGAKYVLASLTPNARGIYGILAAAQLEKMSDSISTNSAAPVIGSVRQGVPFKELYTMAIEEFFTSNTLNFRTTLAEFSEHKMLVITKGESGQEIVYIPFSAEEIEKLLAEVL; translated from the coding sequence ATGACACGCAttgacatttttgaatcaccttccaaaaggaaaagtGGAATAATAAATCTGGAAGGAGCATCCccaaggaaaagaagatctCCTAGGAAAAAAACACCCCAATTGCATACAGAACTATCTACGAGAGGCATCATCAGACTAGGGTCTCCAAGGTCGAACAGAACAGGAAGAAATGGTTTGAGATCTCCTATCAAAAGGGGGGTCGATGAGTTGAACAGGATTGCTTTGCTGAAGGCCTTGAGTACAAAGAGAACATTGCTGGAAGATGGaaatgaagattttgacGATGGCCTTGACGGGGATGAATACACAGTTGtggaaaagatcatcaaagCGAGCAAGGAGGACGGTATTCTACCAGTGCACGTGGAACACGAAGAAGAACATGAGGTAGAGAATCATTTGGCAGGGCTGAATGAAAATCTTGAGCAAGAATTTCAACTCAATGCTCAACAGCAGTTGTCGACCATGGATGATAAGGCCTTATTCTTAGATGGATATGAAGGGTACTTTGATCAGCATAAAAGTCGCCAGAAAACAAGTGGTCACACAATGAATCAGGCAGTGTCTTTGGAACATGACAAGTTCTTGGAGAGCACACTCAAGTTGAGTGGAAGCTTAGAGTATTCTACTCGATcccaaatgaaaaaatacatATCAACACTCCATACTCAATGGTACTTCGAGCTACTGCAAGGATTTAACATTTGTCTATATGGAGTTGGCTCCAAATATGAAGTCTTAATGAACTTTGCCAAATTCCTAATGGGCAGATTTCAGCATGTGCCCTCATCGAAGAAACCTCAATTCATAGTTTTTAACGGGTACAACCCAGATTCTACATTTCAAGATTTACTACGTTTGTGTATGGAACAAGTCCTTACCAAGCAACAAAGGCGAAGAGCAATAGTACCGCAACAACCGCAAGATGCGATTAGATACCTCCACCGACGAGCTGGTCCTTCTGGTGGAGTTACCACAATCCCCAAACTGGTGATTATACTGCACACTTTAGACGGAGAGTCTATACAGCAAGATCAAtatcagcttcttctgGCTCAACTAGTCAGCGTCGATTCCATCTGGCTGATTTGCTCCACTGATCGGGTTGACTCACCGTTAATGTGGGATGCCAACAGGGCTAGTCTGTTCAATTTTGTATTCCATGATGCTACGACCTTTGACCCTTACAGCATAGAAGTGTCTTTCAAGGATGTGTTGCAGATAGGcaaatccaagaaatttgTTGGTTCAAAGGGTGCCAAATATGTGCTAGCTTCTTTAACTCCGAATGCGCGTGGTATCTACGGAATTCTTGCAGCAGCtcaattggaaaaaatgTCAGATTCGATTTCCACCAACTCAGCAGCCCCTGTAATTGGTTCTGTTCGTCAAGGGGTTCCCTTTAAAGAGCTTTACACCATGGCCATCGAGGAATTCTTTACCAGTAATACCTTGAACTTTAGGACAACCCTAGCCGAGTTCAGCGAGCATAAGATGTTAGTGATTACTAAGGGAGAGTCCGGACAAGAAATTGTATATATTCCATTCTCTGCGGAAGAAATAGAGAAGTTACTAGCTGAGGTTCTATAG
- a CDS encoding Ser-Thr protein kinase, member (with Ark1p and Prk1p) of the Ark kinase family has product MDKLAVLEKLEPGTELIVGSHKVTVIQFISEGGFAHIYKVRVSPSEHNSDIACLKRVIVPDKDGLHQLRSEVDVMKRLSGCSQVVRYYDSHASHLPGSAQSYEVLVLMELCENKSLLDYMNSHLETKLTEPKILKIMLDICLGVLYMHQLKLIHRDIKIENVLIDSKYNFKLCDFGSTCPVLRAPKTFQEFHYLSHDILRQTTPQYRSPEMVDLYKGLPINEKSDIWALGIFLYKLCYYTTPFEKTGELAILHSAYQFPHESRYSSKLKRLIVIMLQEDPALRPNSYQLTSLVIQLLGTYSDIKLDRVFDFYQEGEYDFKKLLENLQPPISHPLKEIYESQLAFLQDDVARINVQEEVSKSVVNLTNQQHLLKADNLEKNITGLSVSSVEVDLDKVEERFPHLDLTTKTSEADGSVDLSSSETTPAPVQDEKANKYMVYQEKISSNAPLTPAEANEFLALNAYMEKLALQNYETKIKPLQLTMEQFNEYKRLEAKKDLTPAELQILSVHRSRLSQQDELFKQLQYQQMVAQKLTQQVHQSLITPPVAVASNAPTGTATFPTRPLKQEVIPLSSGETGTSSFTRVADGSLIDLEDGMEEYSDNQKPTTANMKPYSFSAEDLQTKDLALDDTGEPGLKEG; this is encoded by the coding sequence ATGGATAAACTGGCAGTGCTAGAAAAACTAGAGCCTGGAACTGAGCTGATAGTTGGCTCACATAAGGTGACAGTGATCCAATTTATTTCGGAGGGAGGCTTTGCCCACATCTATAAAGTCCGAGTATCCCCTTCAGAGCACAACTCTGATATTGCATGTCTGAAAAGAGTTATCGTTCCAGATAAGGATGGCCTTCATCAGTTGCGATCAGAAGTTGATGTCATGAAAAGATTGAGTGGCTGTAGTCAGGTCGTTCGTTACTATGACTCGCACGCTTCACATTTGCCCGGTTCTGCTCAAAGCTATGAGGTACTTGTCCTGATGGAACTCTGCGAGAATAAGTCATTGCTAGATTATATGAACAGTCACTTAGAAACCAAGCTTACAGAacccaaaatcttgaaaattatGCTGGACATCTGTCTGGGAGTTCTTTACATGCATCAATTAAAGCTCATACACAGGGAtatcaagattgaaaacGTGCTCATTGATTCCAAGTATAACTTCAAGTTATGTGACTTTGGAAGCACTTGCCCAGTTCTAAGAGCCCCAAAGACCTTCCAAGAATTCCATTACTTATCTCACGATATACTGCGTCAGACAACTCCTCAGTATCGTTCGCCAGAGATGGTAGATTTATATAAAGGCTTGCCGATCAACGAGAAGAGCGACATTTGGGCACTGGGGATATTCTTGTACAAGTTGTGTTACTACACCACTCCTTTTGAAAAGACTGGAGAACTGGCGATTTTACATTCTGCTTACCAATTCCCACATGAGTCACGTTATTCTTCCAAACTAAAGAGGCTCATCGTGATTATGCTGCAGGAAGATCCCGCATTGCGACCTAATAGCTATCAATTGACTAGCTTAGTAATTCAACTGCTGGGAACTTATAGTGATATCAAATTGGATAGAGTGTTTGATTtttatcaagaaggagaataCGATTTTAAGAAgcttttggagaacttgCAACCACCTATCAGTCACCCACTGAAGGAAATATATGAATCACAGCTTGCATTCCTTCAGGATGACGTTGCCCGAAtcaatgttcaagaagaagtcTCTAAATCGGTGGTCAACCTGACGAACCAGCAACATTTACTGAAGGCGGATAATTTAGAAAAGAATATCACTGGCCTTAGCGTTTCCAGTGTAGAGGTTGATCTGGATAAGGTTGAGGAACGGTTCCCACATTTGGACCTGACAACAAAAACAAGTGAAGCTGACGGCAGTGTCGACCTCAGCAGCTCAGAGACAACGCCAGCTCCTGTCCAGGATGAAAAAGCCAATAAGTATATGGtctatcaagaaaaaatcagCTCCAACGCACCACTCACACCTGCGGAAGCAAATGAGTTTCTTGCATTGAACGCATATATGGAGAAGCTGGCATTGCAAAATTATGAAACCAAGATCAAGCCTCTCCAACTGACTATGGAACAATTCAATGAATACAAGAGACTTGAAGCCAAGAAGGATTTGACTCCTGCGGAGCTTCAAATACTTTCGGTGCATCGTTCACGTTTGAGCCAACAGGATGAACTGTTCAAACAACTGCAATATCAACAGATGGTAGCTCAAAAATTGACACAACAAGTCCATCAATCATTGATCACCCCTCCTGTTGCGGTAGCTTCTAATGCTCCAACTGGCACCgcaacttttccaactcgTCCTCTTAAGCAAGAGGTAATTCCTCTATCATCGGGAGAGACAGGGACTAGCTCGTTTACACGTGTCGCCGATGGCAGTCTTATTGATTTGGAGGATGGGATGGAAGAATATTCCGATAATCAGAAGCCTACAACTGCCAACATGAAACCCTACTCCTTTTCTGCGGAAGATTTACAAACCAAGGACTTGGCTTTAGATGATACTGGAGAACCTGGACTAAAGGAGGGCTGA
- a CDS encoding delta 4-(E)-sphingolipid desaturase, which yields MITHRSNNVQYEVTPPSVEEDLGPQFEFYWTRQKDPHSIRRKLILAKHPEVAKLCGPEWRTKYIASAVVLLQLSIAYALKNTPVLSFKFLALAYVVGATANQNCFLCIHELSHNLAFRKPLHNKLFAIWVNLPIGVPYSASFQPYHQLHHKFLGDEVLDTDLPTPLEATVLSSLLGKAFFATFQIFFYALRPMMVTSIDMTFIHLLNVLVCLVSDFILIKFGSANSLWYLILSSFFAGSLHPTAGHFIAEHYLLDPPKHYTQFQDVPPLETYSYYGMLNLFTWNVGYHNEHHDFPFIAWSKLPLLRTIAHDF from the coding sequence ATGATAACTCACAGATCCAATAACGTTCAGTATGAAGTAACACCGCCTTCTGTGGAAGAAGATTTAGGCCCACAGTTTGAGTTCTACTGGACCCGTCAAAAAGATCCACACAGTATCCGAAGGAAGCTAATTTTAGCCAAGCATCCGGAAGTAGCCAAGTTATGTGGACCCGAGTGGAGGACGAAATATATTGCTTCCGCTGTCGTTCTTCTACAGCTCTCCATTGCATATGCTCTAAAGAATACACCAGTActgtctttcaaatttttggCACTTGCATACGTCGTTGGTGCTACTGCAAACCAAAACTGTTTCCTCTGTATTCACGAGCTGAGCCATAACCTGGCATTCAGAAAACCACTTCACAACAAACTATTCGCAATTTGGGTCAATCTACCCATTGGAGTCCCATATAGCGCTTCATTCCAACCATATCACCAACTCCATCACAAATTTTTAGGCGATGAAGTGCTGGACACTGATCTTCCAACGCCTCTAGAAGCGACTGTTTTGTCCTCATTGCTGGGTAAAGCCTTCTTCGCCACTttccaaatattcttttACGCGTTGAGGCCCATGATGGTTACGTCTATTGACATGACTTTTATTCATTTGTTGAACGTGCTGGTTTGCTTGGTTAGCGATTTTATCCTGATCAAGTTCGGCTCAGCTAACAGTTTATGGTACCTGATATTGAGTTCCTTCTTTGCGGGTTCGTTGCATCCTACGGCAGGGCACTTCATAGCTGAGCACTATTTATTGGATCCTCCAAAGCATTATACCCAATTCCAGGATGTTCCCCCGTTAGAGACTTACTCCTACTACGGAATGCTGAATTTGTTCACTTGGAATGTAGGATATCACAACGAGCATCACGACTTTCCATTCATTGCTTGGTCTAAGCTGCCTCTTCTGAGAACCATAGCACATGACTTTTAA